The Corvus cornix cornix isolate S_Up_H32 chromosome 26, ASM73873v5, whole genome shotgun sequence genome includes a region encoding these proteins:
- the MTCH1 gene encoding mitochondrial carrier homolog 1 has product MAAMAALPPGPLSPPGGGAGAAAGPEGAEGLFVLLGAGLAAASHPLLYVKLLVQVGHEPLPPTIGRNVLGRKVLYLPGFLTYARHIVEVDGKRGLFRGLTPRLISSTLSTITRGSVKKAFPLEDMEHVSNKDDVKTSLRKVVKETSHEMMMQCVSRVVSHPLHVISMRCMVQFVGREVKYSGVFSAIGRIFKEEGILGFFVGLVPHILGDVIFLWCCNLLAHFINTYAVDDNFSQASVIRSYTKFVMGIAVSMLTYPFLLVGDLMAVNNCGLRAGLPPYAPAFASWIHCWRHLSAQGQLFRGSSLLFRRAPIPAASFPID; this is encoded by the exons ATGGCGGCCATGGCGGCGCTGCCCCCGGGGCCGCTGTCGCCGCCtggcgggggcgcgggggccgcggcggggcctGAGGGCGCCGAGGGCCTGTTCGTGCTGCTGGGCGCGGGGCTCGCCGCCGCCAGCCACCCCCTGCTCTACGTCAAGCTGCTCGTGCAG GTTGGGCATGAGCCACTACCTCCAACCATTGGAAGAAATGTGCTGGGGAGGAAGGTCCTGTACCTGCCCGGCTTCCTCACCTACG CCAGACACATCGTGGAAGTGGATGGGAAAAGAGGCCTCTTCCGTGGCCTGACTCCTCGCCTCATCTCAAGCACTTTATCAACCATCACCAGGGGGAGTGTGAAGAAG GCTTTTCCACTGGAAGACATGGAGCACGTGTCTAACAAGGATGATGTGAAAACTTCGCTTAGGAAAGTGGTCAAAGAG acATCCCATGAGATGATGATGCAGTGTGTGTCCCGGGTTGTCTCGCACCCACTGCACG TGATCTCCATGCGCTGCATGGTCCAGTTTGTAGGCCGGGAAGTCAAATACAG CGGTGTGTTCAGTGCCATTGGCAGGATATTTAAGGAAGaagggatcctgggattcttTGT TGGGTTAGTCCCTCACATCCTGGGGGATGTCATCTTCCTCTGGTGCTGCAACCTCCTGGCTCACTTCATCAACACCTACGCGGTGGATGACAAC TTCAGCCAGGCATCGGTGATCCGGAGCTACACGAAGTTCGTGATGGGG atCGCTGTGAGCATGCTGACGTACCCATTCCTTCTCGTGGGAGATCTCATGGCAGTGAACAACTGTGG GTTGCGCGCCGGCCTCCCTCCCTACGCACCTGCCTTTGCATCCTGGATCCACTGCTGGAGGCATCTCAGTGCTCag GGGCAGCTGTTCCGtggctccagcctgctgttccgCAGGGCGCCCATCCCAGCCGCCTCCTTCCCCATTGACTGA